From Miscanthus floridulus cultivar M001 chromosome 15, ASM1932011v1, whole genome shotgun sequence, the proteins below share one genomic window:
- the LOC136506965 gene encoding formin-like protein 20 yields the protein MGARSGCTAARGAQSAVGELDPRRRSSTRPLSPWEREGSPQPPDPTVGDGKEPAAIGFSHGSGEGASRHWIPQWERGGSPQPPIPPWERKGSPPPSDPAVGEGREPAAPESHRGRGEGARHSWMPLWETEGSPPPPDPTVGEGREPAIAGSRHGREEGACHRRIPRWERGGSPLPPDHVVGEEREPAAMGKTPPPP from the coding sequence ATGGGAGCTCGATCCGGATGCACGGCCGCTAGGGGAGCTCAATCCGCCGTGGGGGAGCTCGATCCGCGCCGGAGGAGCTCGACCCGTCCGCTGTCGCCGTGGGAGAGGGAAGGGAGCCCGCAGCCGCCGGATCCCACCGTGGGAGATGGGAAGGAGCCGGCCGCCATTGGATTCAGCCATGGGAGTGGGGAGGGAGCCAGCCGCCACTGGATCCCACAGTGGGAGAGGGGAGGGAGCCCGCAACCGCCGATCCCGCCGTGGGAGAGAAAAGGGAGCCCGCCGCCGTCGGATCCAGCCGTGGGAGAGGGGAGGGAGCCCGCCGCCCCTGAATCCCACCGTGGGAGAGGGGAGGGAGCCCGCCATAGCTGGATGCCGCTGTGGGAGACAGAAGGgagcccgccgccgccggatccTACCGTGGGAGAGGGGAGGGAACCTGCCATCGCCGGATCCCGTCATGGGAGAGAGGAGGGAGCCTGCCACCGCCGGATCCCGCGGTGGGAGAGGGGAGGGAGCCCGCTGCCGCCAGATCATGTcgtgggagaggagagggagcccGCCGCCATGGGgaagacgccgccgccgccgtga